The window TAATGGACATTACATTAAACGTAGAAGGAATGACTTGCGGACACTGCAAAATGGCCGTAACAAATGCTCTTAAAGAGCTGGAAGGTGTGAAAAATGTAGATGTGCATCTAAAAGAAGGCACTGTGGAAGTAGTTTTTGATGAGACAAAAGTCAGTGTAGAAAAAATGAAAGAAGCGATCGAGGATCAAGGTTACGATGTGAAATAACATTCACAAGAGATCATGGAGCAAAAATCCATGATCTCTTATCATTTTTGACATGATCAACGGTTTGGACGACAAGAGTCTGACAAGCCTAACTATGAACATTTTTACGGACAAATTTGGCATTAGAAATGATGAATACAACCTTTTCCATTTTGATAGGGCGTTAAACTACAAGAAAACAGAGAAACAGTATGGAGAAACACAAAAAAGGAGTGGAATAAAATGAAAGTCCTTATTGCAGGTGCAAATGGTCATACAGGTCGATTGATCGTGGAGCTGCTTGGAAAAAGCAAACATGAAGCGTATGCGATGATTCGAGATGAATCTCAAGCAGAAAATTTGAAACAACTTGGTGCAAAGGAAGCAATCGTAGCTGATTTGGAAAAAGATTTGACTCATGCTGTAAAAGGGATGGATGCTGTAATATTCGCAGCTGGTTCCGGCTCCAAAACAGGTCCGGATAAAACCATTTCAGTCGACCAAGAAGGAGCAAAACGCCTGGTTGACGCTGCGAAAAAAGAAGGTATTTCCCATTTTATCATGCTCAGTTCTTATGGAGCCGGTGTTCCGGATGCTTTGCCGAATTTGGAACTTTATTTGAAAGCAAAAGGGGAAGCTGATCGATACTTACAAGAGAGTGGATTAACATATACGATTGTCCGACCAGGTTGGCTAAGTTTTGATCCACCTACGGGAAAAGTCGAAATAGCTGATCATTTTGAAAGTGTGGAAGGACGGAATATTCCACGAGGTGACGTAGCTAAAGTGATTGTCTCTTGTCTTGATTTGGAAAATGCCAAAAATAAAACGTTCGAGCTTCTAGCAGGTGATCAATCCATAGAGGATGCACTCCGTACGTTATAAGGGATTTGGAAAACACGGAACATGATTGAACAGTTGTAAAGATATTTAAGCGCGGTTCTTTAAAGGCTGACTCAACGGGATAAATCCGTGAATGATTGCTCTATTGTAAAAGATCGGAAGTGTCAAGGAGCTTTCGTAGCATGCTGTTGTTGCATAATACTACGAACTCCTTGACATGATCTGATACGTTTGCAATTCAATGAATGATCATCCATATTCAATCCCCAATTTACATTCAGAATAGTTGACATCTTCCATCTAATCCTTCATCTTATACTCATACCACCCATTTGAATTCCGCTTCCATTCTTCCGATTGAAGGTCAAAAACCCTTGCTTTGTTGTCCAAATGGCAAACAAAAGGATAGATAGTGTAAGAATTGATTTAATCTTCGTGATAGTTCCGGTGCGCAATAATGCGTTTCGTACGAATCCTACGAAATGAATCCAAAAATAGCCATCAAAACCGCATAATTAACTGTATGTTCAGAAAATAAAAAATTTTAAA of the Bacillus smithii genome contains:
- the copZ gene encoding copper chaperone CopZ, producing the protein MDITLNVEGMTCGHCKMAVTNALKELEGVKNVDVHLKEGTVEVVFDETKVSVEKMKEAIEDQGYDVK
- a CDS encoding SDR family oxidoreductase translates to MKVLIAGANGHTGRLIVELLGKSKHEAYAMIRDESQAENLKQLGAKEAIVADLEKDLTHAVKGMDAVIFAAGSGSKTGPDKTISVDQEGAKRLVDAAKKEGISHFIMLSSYGAGVPDALPNLELYLKAKGEADRYLQESGLTYTIVRPGWLSFDPPTGKVEIADHFESVEGRNIPRGDVAKVIVSCLDLENAKNKTFELLAGDQSIEDALRTL